Proteins encoded by one window of Channa argus isolate prfri chromosome 1, Channa argus male v1.0, whole genome shotgun sequence:
- the LOC137125491 gene encoding receptor-transporting protein 3-like has product MSRSTEWLPSLWRDTFDELVYDDEELDSEEQWTLNFNYSQTDTVSNNERKKGWRVYCHCAYGKFQCSNCSRTWSSARVVVLFRYRLRQGKGTVIMRPFGQACRPCQDDWFDRPGFSKKEVKKALLGLIAKIRKNCYGEEDDDDEDGSSVCSTKVWTKPHETALCEACSMGICCQDEE; this is encoded by the exons ATGAGCAGATCCACAG aATGGCTTCCTTCCCTGTGGCGGGACACCTTTGATGAGTTAGTGTATGATGACGAAGAACTGGACTCTGAAGAGCAGTGGACTCTCAACTTCAACTACAGCCAGACTGACACAGTCAGCAAtaatgagagaaagaaaggctGGAGAGTCTACTGCCACTGTGCCTATGGAAA ATTCCAGTGCTCGAACTGCTCCAGGACCTGGTCTTCAGCACGAGTGGTGGTGCTATTTCGTTACCGGCTGCGGCAAGGCAAGGGAACAGTGATTATGCGGCCCTTTGGACAGGCCTGCCGCCCTTGTCAAGATGATTGGTTTGATCGTCCTGGTTTTTCTaagaaagaagtgaaaaaagccTTGCTCGGGCTGATTGCCAAAATCCGTAAGAACTGTTATGGAGAAGAGGACGACGATGATGAGGATGGCTCTTCAGTATGCTCTACCAAAGTGTGGACCAAACCACATGAAACAGCCCTGTGTGAGGCCTGCAGTATGGGCATTTGCTGTCAAGATGAAGAGTAG